The Flammeovirgaceae bacterium genome contains a region encoding:
- a CDS encoding T9SS type A sorting domain-containing protein translates to MKQIIFIVLMAMPMVALKAQFVVTPVSKPATINNASRKQSLPAMALPFWDDFSARTNTDTLWESNTTVWINTDTGINPPTVEVCSFDGLNELGLPYNLTDPQAVGYTDSLVSRRIRMADVPLALRNTVFFSFFYQWGGYGETPDGNDFFLLEFKTNTGVWETIVTLTSNDDEQPDVFYDTLIRINQDRFFHNDFQFRFRSFGRQSGRYDTWHIDYVYINVNRTETNKFYPDRAVFKHISSPLGPFYAIPYKHFTDPVTNPAFTNPSVGLYNLSAINQPMNFDSFFKLQVYENGTSIITNSPLSDSVPSSLASLERKFFSLPDLPPKTLFNLSADSAFLKVYLRVNTRDTLVKKPDFQLNDSSFTETVFKDYYAYDDGTAEYAAGLTQAGNMAACRFVLKTAGQDTLNGGYIHYPYTGSASPNIVTLMIWANRNGKPGTLLTEQTIPVRREPNSKFTSFTLNPAVIVKDTVFIGWVQGNAGLVRIGLDTSHNTGDQIYVNTNGTWVQNDLVIGSLMIRPRFGTGEIVTSLPEEKQPIVDLYPNPSSGEFYLRGDVSAIEVLSVTGQRIEIETEQVNSETLIRILTPQTGLYLVRYRAGNFMQAKKVLITH, encoded by the coding sequence GTGAAACAAATAATTTTTATTGTCCTGATGGCCATGCCGATGGTGGCACTAAAGGCTCAGTTTGTAGTAACGCCTGTATCCAAACCAGCAACAATAAACAATGCTTCACGTAAACAAAGCCTGCCGGCCATGGCCCTACCCTTCTGGGACGACTTTTCCGCCCGCACCAACACCGATACGCTGTGGGAAAGCAATACTACTGTTTGGATTAACACTGATACTGGTATCAATCCGCCAACGGTAGAGGTTTGCAGTTTTGATGGATTAAACGAACTTGGATTACCTTACAACCTTACCGACCCGCAAGCCGTAGGGTACACCGACAGCCTGGTATCAAGAAGAATCAGAATGGCCGATGTGCCGTTAGCCCTTCGAAATACGGTATTTTTCAGTTTTTTTTATCAATGGGGTGGTTATGGCGAGACACCTGATGGAAATGACTTCTTTCTACTCGAGTTTAAAACCAACACCGGAGTTTGGGAAACAATTGTAACCCTCACCTCGAATGACGATGAGCAGCCGGATGTATTCTACGACACACTCATCCGCATAAACCAGGACAGGTTTTTTCATAATGATTTTCAGTTTCGCTTTCGTTCGTTCGGCAGGCAATCAGGCCGGTACGATACCTGGCATATTGATTATGTGTATATAAATGTTAACCGAACGGAAACAAACAAATTTTATCCCGATCGGGCTGTATTTAAACACATCAGCAGTCCGCTTGGGCCATTCTATGCCATACCCTATAAGCATTTTACCGACCCGGTAACCAATCCGGCATTTACCAATCCTTCCGTTGGGTTGTATAACCTCTCGGCTATAAACCAACCCATGAACTTTGATTCGTTCTTTAAACTACAGGTTTACGAAAATGGTACATCTATTATAACAAATAGCCCGTTGAGTGATTCCGTACCTTCTTCGCTGGCCAGTCTTGAACGTAAATTCTTTTCACTTCCCGATCTTCCGCCAAAAACCTTGTTTAATTTATCAGCTGATTCCGCCTTTTTAAAAGTATACCTCCGTGTTAACACGCGCGATACACTGGTAAAAAAACCCGACTTTCAGCTAAACGATTCCAGTTTTACAGAAACCGTTTTTAAAGATTACTATGCCTATGATGACGGAACTGCCGAATATGCCGCAGGCCTTACTCAGGCAGGTAACATGGCTGCCTGCAGGTTTGTGCTTAAAACAGCAGGCCAGGATACCCTCAATGGCGGATATATTCACTATCCATATACGGGTTCGGCCAGTCCAAATATTGTAACCTTAATGATATGGGCAAATAGAAACGGTAAACCCGGTACACTGCTTACCGAACAAACCATTCCGGTAAGGCGCGAACCCAACAGTAAATTCACATCATTTACGCTAAATCCTGCTGTAATTGTAAAAGACACCGTATTTATCGGCTGGGTTCAGGGCAATGCCGGGCTGGTCCGAATCGGGCTTGATACCAGCCACAATACGGGTGATCAGATTTATGTGAATACCAACGGAACCTGGGTGCAGAATGACCTGGTTATCGGCAGCCTGATGATACGACCACGTTTCGGAACCGGTGAAATTGTTACGAGTTTACCAGAAGAAAAGCAACCCATTGTTGACCTATACCCCAATCCAAGCTCAGGAGAATTTTACCTTAGGGGCGATGTAAGTGCCATTGAAGTTTTATCGGTAACCGGGCAACGCATTGAAATAGAAACTGAACAAGTCAATTCAGAAACATTGATTCGGATACTAACGCCTCAAACAGGTCTTTACCTGGTACGTTACCGGGCGGGAAATTTTATGCAAGCAAAAAAAGTACTCATTACCCACTAA
- a CDS encoding site-2 protease family protein → MNRETRIRLIQVLLFLTTFITTTIAGAEWTYGKSIYVEFTWQDFLSGMHFSVPFLLILTVHEFGHYFTARINRIDSSLPYYIPIPPFPLSIGTMGAIIRLRSKVPSMRINFDIGIAGPLAGFIMALFVLFYGFTNLPPAEYIFQIHPEYEQYGLNYAEHVYEPNEQILDVVIGKNLLFTFFETVVADPERMPNPHEIMHYPYLFAGFLALIFTSLNLLPIGQLDGGHVLYGLVGYRWHRLIASAFFIAFMFYAGLGLVHPGQPLNDLIIYVPAYVIFLYLCFTGLALPWRDTLMYALVVFALQFLLSWSFPTIQGYSGWLVFGFVLGRFIGVQHPPSEIEEPLDANRQVLGWIALIIFIVSFSPNPIELK, encoded by the coding sequence ATGAACAGAGAAACCCGCATCCGCCTAATCCAGGTACTCCTATTCCTGACTACTTTTATTACCACTACCATTGCCGGAGCAGAGTGGACGTATGGCAAATCCATTTACGTTGAGTTTACCTGGCAGGATTTTTTAAGCGGCATGCACTTTTCTGTTCCGTTTCTGCTAATTCTTACAGTGCATGAATTTGGTCATTATTTTACGGCCCGGATAAACCGTATCGACTCCAGCCTTCCATATTATATTCCGATACCGCCATTTCCATTGTCCATTGGCACCATGGGTGCCATCATACGCTTGCGTAGTAAAGTTCCTTCCATGCGCATCAACTTCGATATTGGTATTGCCGGGCCGCTGGCAGGTTTTATTATGGCGCTGTTTGTATTGTTCTATGGTTTTACTAATCTGCCGCCTGCCGAATACATTTTTCAGATTCACCCGGAATATGAACAATACGGATTGAATTATGCCGAGCATGTTTACGAACCCAACGAACAGATACTGGATGTGGTTATCGGTAAAAACCTGTTGTTTACATTTTTCGAAACGGTTGTGGCCGATCCTGAACGCATGCCTAACCCGCACGAGATAATGCACTACCCGTACCTCTTTGCCGGTTTTCTTGCATTGATTTTTACAAGTCTTAATTTATTACCCATCGGCCAGTTGGATGGCGGCCATGTACTTTACGGATTGGTTGGTTACAGGTGGCACCGGTTGATTGCCTCTGCTTTTTTCATCGCCTTTATGTTTTATGCAGGGTTGGGCCTGGTACACCCCGGCCAACCTTTAAACGACCTGATTATTTATGTACCTGCGTATGTGATATTTCTTTATCTGTGTTTTACCGGGTTGGCCTTGCCCTGGCGCGATACGCTTATGTATGCGCTTGTTGTTTTTGCACTGCAGTTTCTGCTAAGCTGGAGTTTTCCAACTATTCAGGGCTATTCGGGCTGGCTGGTGTTTGGCTTTGTGCTGGGTCGTTTTATTGGCGTACAACATCCGCCCTCTGAAATTGAAGAACCGCTTGATGCCAACCGGCAGGTACTGGGCTGGATTGCGCTGATTATTTTTATTGTCAGTTTCAGCCCCAATCCAATAGAACTGAAGTAA